Proteins encoded within one genomic window of Festucalex cinctus isolate MCC-2025b chromosome 18, RoL_Fcin_1.0, whole genome shotgun sequence:
- the grxcr2 gene encoding glutaredoxin domain-containing cysteine-rich protein 2, which yields MEEAARKSAQRHEGTKPRKVRFKLASSYSGRVLKHVYEDGQQLDSPEETYPRSFLPHGAVSPSHLQVEQLSGFREPPSAQPHGDLIAQRINVYRGMTSYKAAAAAAAAAAAAAAGAHAKQNHAGDAKSSSTLDFGKIIIYTSNLRIVRSPARKADASRRVGAPPVSPEDYPQVRERGGRRRAEAFATHDGEREPTGDCQLCGGSGRAPCSLCHGSKLPTPANRFNESVGDPRGRQTCQ from the exons ATGGAGGAAGCGGCGAGAAAAAGCGCTCAGCGGCATGAAGGCACCAAACCTCGGAAG GTGCGCTTCAAACTGGCGTCGTCGTACAGCGGCCGAGTCCTGAAGCACGTCTACGAGGACGGCCAGCAGCTGGACAGCCCCGAGGAGACGTACCCGCGCAGCTTCCTCCCGCACGGCGCCGTTTCGCCCAGTCACCTGCAGGTGGAGCAGCTGAGCGGCTTCCGGGAGCCTCCGTCGGCGCAGCCGCACG gCGATCTGATTGCCCAGAGAATCAACGTGTACCGAGGAATGACGAGCTACAaggcggctgctgctgctgctgctgctgctgctgctgctgctgcgggtGCCCACGCCAAACAAAACCATGCGGGAGACGCCAAA TCGTCGTCGACGTTGGACTTTGGCAAGATCATCATCTACACCAGCAACCTGCGCATCGTCCGATCGCCGGCGAGGAAGGCCGACGCCTCGCGCCGCGTCGGGGCGCCCCCTGTCTCCCCGGAGGACTACCCGCAGGTCCGCGAGCGCGGCGGCCGGAGGCGAGCCGAGGCTTTCGCGACGCACGATGGCGAGCGG GAGCCGACCGGCGACTGCCAGCTCTGCGGCGGCTCGGGCCGGGCGCCGTGCTCGCTGTGTCACGGCAGCAAGCTGCCCACGCCGGCCAACCGCTTCAACGAGTCCGTCGGCGACCCGCGCGGCCGTCAGACGTGCCAGTGA